In Acidovorax sp. GBBC 1281, a single window of DNA contains:
- a CDS encoding sensor histidine kinase, translated as MTATHLPSPPPAPAQREPRSLQARLLRHVLVPLGLTWLVGTAGSVLLANAFTQRAFDRSLLDDAYAVAANVRAKGDALDFALTSREVKAVLFDQVETVYFAVLRPDGSMLAGNAGGMPVPPPRGDEAYRFSDIQFHGRALRAVRLDVREPLPFKVVTAQTVHSRSAMLRSVLLYSGVSQLLLLVALAVWLRRAIQRDLQPLAAFQQALDRRDARDLAPVPVEASTRDVQHLGAAVNDLLARVAQGVRAQREFAGNVAHELRTPLAGIRALAGYGLAHRDPAVWREQLAGIADSEARASHLVDQLLALALADEARGAMPRQPVALDELARDAVLRFLPRADATGVDLGATGLDQPVVVQGQPLLIEGVLGNLIDNALRYGRPGAGTRPRVTVEISREATVDGREATVLAVVDNGPGLSAAQRTDLLQRWAQDREGERLGQGAGLGLAIVARYAELLGVRLALEPGPQGEGLCVRLVFAG; from the coding sequence ATGACCGCCACCCATCTCCCCTCGCCCCCGCCGGCGCCTGCGCAGCGCGAGCCCCGCTCGCTGCAGGCGCGGCTGCTGCGCCACGTGCTGGTGCCGCTGGGCCTGACGTGGCTGGTGGGCACGGCCGGCTCGGTGCTGCTGGCCAATGCCTTCACCCAGCGCGCGTTCGACCGCTCACTGCTCGACGATGCCTACGCGGTGGCCGCCAACGTGCGCGCCAAGGGGGACGCGCTCGATTTCGCGCTCACCTCGCGCGAGGTCAAGGCCGTGCTGTTCGACCAGGTGGAGACGGTGTACTTCGCGGTGCTGCGGCCCGATGGCTCCATGCTGGCGGGCAATGCCGGCGGCATGCCGGTGCCGCCGCCGCGCGGCGACGAGGCCTACCGGTTCTCCGACATCCAGTTCCATGGCCGGGCGCTGCGCGCGGTGCGGCTCGATGTGCGCGAGCCCCTGCCGTTCAAGGTCGTCACCGCGCAGACCGTGCACAGCCGCAGCGCCATGCTGCGCAGCGTGCTGCTGTACTCGGGCGTGTCGCAACTGCTGCTGCTGGTGGCGCTGGCCGTGTGGCTGCGCCGCGCCATCCAGCGCGACCTGCAGCCCCTGGCCGCGTTCCAGCAGGCGCTGGACCGCCGCGACGCGCGCGACCTGGCGCCCGTGCCCGTGGAGGCCTCCACCCGCGACGTGCAGCACCTGGGCGCCGCGGTGAACGACCTGCTCGCGCGCGTGGCCCAGGGGGTGCGCGCGCAGCGCGAGTTCGCCGGCAACGTGGCGCATGAACTGCGCACCCCGCTGGCGGGCATCCGCGCGCTGGCGGGCTATGGCCTGGCCCACAGGGACCCCGCCGTGTGGCGCGAGCAGCTGGCCGGCATTGCCGACAGCGAGGCCCGCGCCAGCCACCTGGTGGACCAGCTGCTCGCGCTGGCCCTGGCTGACGAGGCCCGCGGCGCCATGCCCCGCCAGCCCGTGGCCCTGGACGAGCTGGCGCGCGACGCCGTGCTGCGCTTTCTGCCCCGCGCCGATGCGACGGGCGTGGACCTGGGCGCCACCGGCCTGGACCAGCCCGTGGTCGTGCAGGGCCAGCCGCTGCTCATCGAAGGGGTGCTGGGCAACCTGATCGACAACGCCCTGCGCTACGGCCGCCCGGGGGCCGGCACGCGGCCCCGCGTGACCGTGGAAATCTCGCGCGAGGCCACGGTCGATGGCCGCGAAGCCACCGTGCTGGCCGTGGTCGACAACGGCCCGGGCCTGTCGGCCGCGCAGCGCACGGACCTGCTGCAGCGCTGGGCCCAGGACCGCGAGGGCGAGCGCCTGGGGCAGGGCGCGGGCCTGGGGCTCGCCATCGTGGCGCGCTACGCCGAACTGCTGGGCGTGCGCCTGGCGCTTGAGCCTGGGCCGCAGGGCGAAGGCCTTTGCGTGCGACTGGTGTTCGCTGGGTGA
- a CDS encoding NIPSNAP family protein, with translation MVTCYLRYVIDPHQLAEFEHYGKLWIPLVEKFGGQHHGYFLPSEGANNIALALFTFPSLAAYETYRAQSMQDPECLAAFRYAQETRCILSYERSFFRPVFE, from the coding sequence ATGGTCACCTGCTACCTGCGCTACGTCATCGACCCCCACCAGCTCGCCGAATTCGAGCACTACGGCAAGCTCTGGATCCCGCTGGTGGAAAAATTCGGCGGCCAGCACCACGGCTATTTCCTGCCGTCCGAAGGCGCGAACAACATCGCGCTGGCGCTGTTCACCTTTCCCTCGCTGGCGGCGTACGAGACCTACCGCGCGCAGTCGATGCAGGACCCGGAATGCCTCGCCGCCTTCCGCTACGCGCAGGAAACGCGCTGCATCCTGAGCTACGAGCGCAGCTTCTTCCGGCCCGTCTTCGAATGA
- a CDS encoding efflux RND transporter periplasmic adaptor subunit, producing the protein MVHPALSLPRLTTCGLLVLALGGGALLQGCSKAAEPATAPEAAPPIAQSGQLRFPPGHPQLALLTVAPARASKDIAVDLPARLVWNEERTQRVYPAFAGRVTAIRADLGQSVKAGAPLALLASPDFGQAQADTAKARADQSFAQQGLRRQRELFEAGIVARKDLEQAEADAARAQAEVARAAARTSLYGGGNAVNQQLALTAGMAGVVVERNLNPGQEVRPDQSGPGNPALFVVTDPASLWVQIDAREGDLASLRPGDSFTLQVPAYPEATFTGRVTAAADAIDPGTRTLKVRGVVPNADRRLKAEMLATVHVQESREGGVVIPAAAVTLNGTQHTVYVQREPGVFEPRKVVLGYEGPREVVVSRGLEAGEKVVAENVLLLARQFQAAEEDAPAPAPGAPASPAGGKAEGTAKP; encoded by the coding sequence ATGGTGCACCCTGCCCTCTCCCTCCCGCGCCTGACCACCTGCGGCCTGCTCGTCCTCGCCCTCGGCGGCGGCGCGCTTCTGCAAGGCTGCAGCAAGGCCGCCGAACCCGCCACGGCGCCGGAAGCCGCACCCCCCATCGCCCAGTCGGGGCAGCTGCGCTTTCCGCCCGGCCACCCGCAGCTGGCGCTGCTGACCGTGGCCCCCGCGCGCGCCAGCAAGGACATCGCCGTGGACCTGCCCGCACGCCTGGTGTGGAACGAGGAACGCACCCAGCGCGTGTACCCGGCATTCGCCGGCCGCGTCACGGCCATCCGCGCCGACCTGGGCCAGTCGGTCAAGGCGGGCGCGCCACTGGCGCTGCTGGCCTCGCCCGACTTCGGCCAGGCCCAGGCGGACACGGCCAAGGCCCGCGCCGACCAGTCGTTCGCCCAGCAGGGCCTGCGCCGCCAGCGTGAACTGTTCGAAGCCGGCATCGTGGCCCGCAAGGACCTGGAGCAGGCCGAAGCCGACGCCGCCCGCGCCCAGGCCGAGGTGGCCCGCGCCGCCGCGCGCACCAGCCTCTACGGCGGCGGCAATGCCGTGAACCAGCAGCTGGCACTCACGGCCGGCATGGCAGGCGTGGTGGTGGAGCGCAACCTCAACCCCGGCCAGGAGGTGCGGCCCGACCAGTCCGGACCGGGCAACCCGGCGCTGTTCGTGGTGACCGACCCCGCCTCGCTGTGGGTGCAGATCGACGCGCGCGAGGGCGACCTGGCCTCGCTGCGCCCCGGCGACAGCTTCACGCTGCAGGTGCCAGCCTACCCCGAGGCCACCTTCACCGGCCGCGTGACCGCCGCGGCCGACGCGATCGACCCCGGCACGCGCACGCTCAAGGTGCGCGGCGTGGTGCCCAATGCCGACCGGCGCCTGAAGGCCGAGATGCTGGCCACCGTGCACGTGCAGGAAAGCCGCGAGGGCGGGGTCGTCATCCCCGCCGCCGCCGTGACCCTGAACGGCACGCAGCACACCGTGTACGTGCAGCGCGAGCCCGGCGTGTTCGAGCCGCGCAAGGTGGTGCTGGGCTACGAGGGCCCGCGCGAGGTGGTCGTCTCCCGCGGGCTGGAGGCCGGCGAGAAGGTCGTCGCCGAGAACGTGCTGCTGCTGGCCCGCCAGTTCCAGGCGGCCGAGGAAGATGCGCCCGCACCGGCGCCCGGCGCGCCCGCCAGCCCGGCGGGCGGCAAGGCGGAAGGGACGGCCAAGCCATGA
- a CDS encoding methyl-accepting chemotaxis protein yields MNFFSLMRGFSIRVRMLGAIGVVLGLLGLLGGAGMLGMFRIHAMSEEFMANSFSEVGYMAELRGEMGAIRQFEKDMIIQYEKPEGVKQAHTAWLANLDRAKKVAARFLEGPEDPDNALVRDIVKRLDSYREQFAHVARQLEAGGYDTATIANRMSGKAVAEFAEADKLMVQLDTSLRNEVAEVAARQKQVSGETQWLFVLAVLITIVVVVPLTLLNMVSICRPLAEARRMAQAIAGGDLSQRVQVEGRDEVADLQRALDDMQQGLGALVSQVRDASGSIATASAEIATGNQDLSGRTEQTASNAQEAVASLAELTTTVQQTASSSQVANQLASSASGIATRGGSVVQQAVASMHEISSSSRKISDIIGVIDGIAFQTNILALNAAVEAARAGEQGRGFAVVAGEVRSLAQRSAEAAKEIKALISSSVTAVDGGVRHVEDAGAAMKEIVDSVQRVSDIIGEINSASAEQTTGIGQVNGSVGEIDRMTQQNAALVEQSAAAAESLREQAARLSQVVQQFHLADGQAYASVHAGGQLQGLPASSGLARPQLTGG; encoded by the coding sequence ATGAATTTCTTTTCGCTCATGCGGGGTTTTTCCATCCGGGTACGCATGCTGGGTGCGATCGGAGTGGTGCTGGGTTTGCTGGGATTGCTGGGGGGCGCAGGCATGCTGGGCATGTTCCGCATCCACGCGATGAGCGAGGAATTCATGGCGAATTCCTTCTCCGAGGTGGGCTACATGGCCGAGCTGCGCGGCGAGATGGGAGCCATCCGCCAGTTCGAGAAGGACATGATCATCCAGTACGAGAAGCCCGAGGGCGTCAAGCAGGCGCACACGGCCTGGCTGGCCAACCTGGACCGCGCCAAGAAGGTCGCGGCCCGCTTCCTTGAAGGCCCCGAAGACCCGGACAACGCCCTGGTGCGCGACATCGTCAAGCGGCTGGACAGCTACCGCGAACAGTTCGCGCACGTGGCGCGGCAGCTGGAGGCCGGCGGCTACGACACGGCCACCATCGCCAACCGCATGAGCGGCAAGGCCGTGGCCGAGTTCGCCGAGGCCGACAAGCTCATGGTCCAGCTCGACACCAGCCTGCGCAACGAGGTGGCCGAGGTGGCCGCCCGCCAAAAGCAGGTGTCCGGCGAAACCCAGTGGCTGTTCGTGCTGGCGGTGCTCATCACCATCGTGGTGGTGGTGCCGCTGACCTTGCTCAACATGGTGTCCATCTGCCGTCCGCTGGCCGAGGCCCGGCGCATGGCGCAGGCCATCGCCGGCGGCGACCTCTCGCAGCGCGTGCAGGTGGAGGGCCGCGACGAAGTGGCCGACCTGCAGCGCGCGCTGGACGACATGCAGCAGGGCCTGGGGGCGCTGGTCTCGCAGGTGCGCGATGCGAGCGGCAGCATCGCCACCGCCAGCGCCGAGATCGCCACCGGCAACCAGGACCTGTCCGGCCGCACCGAGCAGACGGCCAGCAACGCCCAGGAGGCCGTGGCCTCGCTGGCAGAGCTCACCACCACGGTGCAGCAGACCGCATCGTCCTCGCAGGTGGCCAACCAGCTGGCATCGTCCGCCTCGGGCATCGCCACGCGCGGCGGCAGCGTGGTGCAGCAGGCCGTGGCCAGCATGCACGAGATCTCCAGCTCCAGCCGCAAGATCAGCGACATCATCGGCGTGATCGACGGCATCGCCTTCCAGACCAACATCCTGGCGCTGAACGCGGCGGTGGAAGCGGCCCGCGCGGGCGAACAGGGCCGCGGCTTCGCGGTGGTGGCCGGCGAGGTGCGCAGCCTGGCCCAGCGCTCGGCCGAAGCGGCCAAGGAAATCAAGGCGCTGATCAGCTCCAGCGTGACCGCGGTGGACGGCGGCGTGCGCCATGTCGAGGACGCCGGCGCGGCCATGAAGGAAATCGTGGACAGCGTGCAGCGCGTGTCGGACATCATCGGCGAGATCAATTCCGCCTCGGCCGAGCAGACCACCGGCATCGGCCAGGTCAACGGCTCGGTGGGCGAGATCGACCGCATGACGCAGCAGAACGCCGCGCTGGTCGAGCAATCCGCCGCCGCCGCCGAATCGCTGCGCGAGCAGGCCGCGCGCCTGTCGCAGGTGGTGCAGCAGTTCCATCTGGCCGACGGGCAGGCCTACGCGTCCGTGCACGCTGGTGGGCAGCTGCAGGGCCTGCCCGCCTCCAGCGGCCTGGCGCGGCCGCAGCTCACCGGGGGCTGA
- a CDS encoding TolC family protein: MSIRHPCILLCALACALPGWSQTRASDSPAAPIATAPAAAPLAPQWTLAQALAAARDNSDVIQSRQALAAARADVLSADHAPLPVFSSKATSMDLQHGLGPGNVLTRKRIDKSVGIDWTWERGNKRELRTQAAQRAADAAQADVEDTQTQQLQAALAAYYDLLAAQERVRETAEIERSVAELARLADRRVKAGDLSAQDASRTRIEAERARADTQAATQLQEQAALALAQVTASSLAVQAGGTDWPALPAAAASGAAPGSGPLDGGGDLGAWAEARADVRAAIARVQSAQAALDNASALRKSDWTVGASVDHYPGTSNRLLEVRVQIPLQWGYQFQGEIGRAQAELTRAQDALDNTRRLALLDLQHLQQAALSAARRAASYDEGVLPRARQVAQSAELAYRKGAMPLTDLLDAQRTLRATALEALSARADYAKAQGAWLLRTQPQALLGSLP; this comes from the coding sequence ATGAGCATACGACACCCCTGCATCCTTCTTTGCGCCCTGGCCTGCGCACTGCCGGGCTGGAGCCAGACCCGCGCCTCCGACAGCCCCGCAGCGCCGATCGCCACGGCCCCTGCCGCTGCCCCCCTGGCGCCGCAGTGGACGCTGGCGCAGGCCCTGGCCGCCGCCCGCGACAACAGCGACGTGATCCAGTCCCGCCAGGCCCTGGCCGCGGCGCGCGCCGACGTGCTGAGCGCCGACCATGCCCCCTTGCCGGTGTTCAGCTCCAAGGCCACCTCCATGGACCTGCAGCACGGCCTGGGGCCCGGCAACGTGCTCACGCGCAAGCGCATCGACAAGTCGGTGGGCATCGACTGGACCTGGGAGCGCGGCAACAAGCGCGAGCTGCGCACACAGGCCGCCCAGCGCGCCGCCGATGCAGCCCAGGCGGATGTGGAAGACACGCAGACCCAGCAGCTGCAGGCCGCGCTGGCCGCCTACTACGACCTGCTGGCCGCGCAGGAGCGCGTGCGCGAAACCGCCGAGATCGAACGCAGCGTGGCCGAGCTGGCCCGCCTGGCCGACCGCCGTGTGAAGGCAGGCGACCTGTCCGCGCAGGACGCGTCGCGCACCCGCATCGAGGCCGAGCGCGCCCGCGCCGACACGCAGGCCGCCACCCAACTGCAGGAGCAGGCCGCGCTGGCACTGGCGCAGGTCACGGCCAGCAGCCTGGCGGTGCAGGCTGGGGGCACCGACTGGCCGGCCCTGCCCGCAGCCGCCGCCTCGGGCGCGGCCCCCGGCAGCGGCCCGCTGGACGGCGGCGGCGATCTGGGCGCCTGGGCCGAAGCCCGGGCCGACGTGCGCGCCGCCATCGCCCGCGTGCAATCCGCCCAGGCGGCGCTGGACAACGCCAGCGCCCTGCGCAAGTCCGACTGGACGGTGGGTGCCTCGGTGGACCACTACCCCGGCACCTCCAACCGCCTGCTGGAAGTGCGCGTGCAGATCCCGCTGCAGTGGGGCTACCAGTTCCAGGGCGAGATCGGCCGCGCCCAGGCCGAGCTGACCCGCGCGCAGGACGCGCTGGACAACACGCGCCGCCTGGCCTTGCTGGACCTGCAGCACCTGCAGCAGGCCGCGCTGAGCGCCGCGCGCCGCGCCGCCAGCTACGACGAAGGCGTGCTGCCGCGCGCCCGCCAGGTGGCGCAGAGCGCCGAGCTGGCCTACCGCAAGGGCGCCATGCCGCTGACCGACCTGCTGGACGCCCAGCGCACCCTGCGCGCCACGGCACTGGAGGCGCTCTCGGCCCGTGCCGACTATGCCAAGGCCCAGGGCGCCTGGCTGCTGCGCACGCAGCCGCAAGCCCTGCTGGGCAGCCTGCCCTGA
- a CDS encoding efflux RND transporter permease subunit, translated as MRRLIHYALHQPLFIVLGTVLFALAGFISFKNLSVEAFPDVTDTQVTVIALYPGRAPEEVEKQVTLPIETALAGLPNSIRVFSHTQFGLSFSVVTYDDAANTNIVRQQVAERLSSIDLPPGVQAEIAPNATPVGEIMRYRLKGDGLSTTDIRTVEDWTVERALRQVPGVADVVAMGGSIKQYEVQPDMDRLRAYKVTFQNLLDALGRGNANAGGSYVAQGAQQYTIRGLGLLRSADDIGRIVVASRNGTPVLIRDIGQVKIGAVPRLGVVGQDLDDDVVTGIVVMRKGENPSVVLKGVKDRIAELNARGMPPGVQIVPFYDRTWLMDKTLTTVFHNLVEGALLVALVLYIFLSNLRASLAVVVVIPLALLSTFMGLKIMGVPANLLSLGAMDFGIIVDGAVIVIENIMHRLAERGEDMDDRDRRDTIIEAAGEVGRPTLFSMLIIIAAHIPIFALQRHEGRIFQPMALSVSAALVGSLIFSLTLVPLLAYWMLRRKLPHGDNRVVTFAKRAYAPVLDWALARRRTVVVIALAVFGLALVAASRLGSEFLPELDEGTTWVNFTLSPNVSTDEAARVLRMARKALLSVPEVRTTVSKAGQPEDGTDPKTISMAEIFVDVKPEDQWRPGMTREKITEEMGRALSAIPGIDPAFSQPIRDNVLESISQIKGQIVIKLAGDDLVEMKRITDEIAREIKQVQGVARAEIDRDGQVPQLLLDIDRDRAARYGLNVGDIQDVIEAALAGKAATSLWEGERKFAVAVRLPKDERVISNLPRTPIATPDGGYVQLGDVVHIREGTGAMNIAREAGRRTTAIGIFIAGRDMGSVVADMKARVEKNVKIPSNYQVNWSGEFENQERAMKRLSVVVPISLLLIFVLLFDAFKSFKMASLILINVPLALIGGFIALWVFGIPLSVSAAIGFIALSGQAVLNGVVMLSVFQQLQSGGMAVVDAVRQGSMQRLRTVLMTAMLAMLGLLPMALSHEIGSETQRPLAIVVIGGLVTATLLTLVVLPALYVAWFGPRKGRSGDPAPGGDAPKALA; from the coding sequence ATGAGGCGCCTCATCCACTACGCGCTGCACCAGCCGCTGTTCATCGTGCTGGGCACGGTGCTGTTCGCCCTGGCGGGATTCATCTCGTTCAAGAACCTGTCCGTCGAGGCCTTTCCCGACGTGACGGACACCCAGGTGACGGTGATCGCCCTGTACCCGGGCCGCGCGCCCGAGGAAGTCGAAAAGCAGGTCACCCTGCCCATCGAGACGGCCCTGGCGGGCCTGCCCAATTCGATCCGCGTGTTCTCGCACACGCAGTTCGGCCTGTCGTTCAGCGTGGTCACGTACGACGACGCGGCCAACACGAACATCGTGCGCCAGCAGGTGGCCGAGCGGCTGTCCAGCATCGACCTGCCGCCCGGCGTGCAGGCCGAGATCGCGCCCAACGCCACGCCGGTGGGCGAGATCATGCGCTACCGCCTCAAGGGCGACGGCCTGTCGACCACCGACATCCGCACCGTGGAGGACTGGACGGTGGAGCGCGCGCTGCGCCAGGTGCCCGGCGTGGCCGACGTGGTGGCGATGGGCGGCTCGATCAAGCAGTACGAAGTGCAGCCCGACATGGACCGGCTGCGCGCGTACAAGGTCACCTTCCAGAACCTGCTGGATGCGCTGGGCCGGGGCAACGCCAACGCGGGCGGCAGCTACGTCGCGCAGGGCGCGCAGCAGTACACCATCCGCGGGCTGGGCCTGCTGCGCTCGGCCGACGACATCGGCCGCATCGTGGTGGCCTCGCGCAACGGCACGCCCGTGCTGATCCGCGACATCGGCCAGGTGAAGATCGGCGCCGTGCCGCGCCTGGGCGTGGTCGGCCAGGACCTGGACGACGACGTGGTCACCGGCATCGTCGTGATGCGCAAGGGCGAGAACCCGAGCGTGGTGCTCAAGGGCGTGAAGGACCGCATCGCCGAACTGAACGCGCGCGGCATGCCGCCGGGCGTGCAGATCGTGCCGTTCTACGACCGCACCTGGCTCATGGACAAGACGCTCACCACCGTGTTCCACAACCTGGTGGAAGGCGCGCTGCTGGTGGCGCTGGTGCTGTACATCTTCCTGTCCAACCTGCGCGCCAGCCTGGCCGTGGTGGTGGTCATTCCGCTGGCCCTGCTCTCGACCTTCATGGGCCTCAAGATCATGGGCGTGCCGGCCAACCTGCTGAGCCTGGGCGCCATGGACTTCGGCATCATCGTGGACGGCGCGGTGATCGTGATCGAGAACATCATGCACCGCCTGGCCGAGCGCGGCGAGGACATGGACGACCGCGACCGGCGCGACACCATCATCGAGGCCGCCGGCGAAGTGGGTCGGCCCACGCTGTTTTCTATGCTCATCATCATCGCGGCGCACATCCCCATCTTCGCGCTGCAGCGCCACGAAGGCCGCATCTTCCAGCCCATGGCGTTGTCGGTGTCGGCCGCGCTCGTCGGCTCGCTGATCTTCTCGCTCACCCTGGTGCCGCTGCTGGCCTACTGGATGCTGCGCAGGAAGCTGCCGCACGGCGACAACCGCGTGGTCACCTTCGCTAAGCGCGCCTACGCCCCGGTGCTGGACTGGGCCCTGGCCCGCCGCCGCACGGTGGTGGTGATCGCGCTGGCCGTGTTCGGCCTGGCGCTGGTGGCCGCATCGCGCCTGGGCTCGGAGTTCCTGCCCGAGCTGGACGAGGGCACCACCTGGGTGAACTTCACCCTCTCGCCCAACGTTTCCACCGACGAGGCGGCGCGCGTGCTGCGCATGGCCCGCAAGGCCCTGCTGAGCGTGCCCGAGGTGCGCACCACGGTCTCCAAGGCCGGCCAGCCCGAGGACGGCACCGATCCCAAGACCATCTCCATGGCCGAGATCTTCGTGGACGTGAAGCCCGAGGACCAATGGCGCCCCGGCATGACGCGCGAGAAGATCACCGAGGAGATGGGCCGTGCGCTGTCGGCCATCCCCGGCATCGACCCCGCGTTCTCGCAGCCCATCCGCGACAACGTGCTGGAGTCGATCTCGCAGATCAAGGGCCAGATCGTCATCAAGCTCGCGGGCGACGACCTGGTGGAGATGAAGCGCATCACCGACGAGATCGCGCGCGAGATCAAGCAGGTGCAGGGCGTGGCCCGCGCCGAGATCGACCGCGACGGCCAGGTGCCGCAGCTGCTGCTGGACATCGACCGCGACCGCGCCGCGCGCTACGGCCTGAACGTGGGCGACATCCAGGACGTGATCGAGGCCGCCCTGGCCGGCAAGGCCGCCACCAGCCTGTGGGAGGGCGAGCGCAAGTTCGCCGTGGCCGTGCGCCTGCCCAAGGACGAGCGCGTGATCTCCAACCTGCCGCGCACCCCCATCGCCACGCCCGACGGCGGCTACGTGCAGCTGGGCGACGTGGTGCACATCCGCGAGGGCACGGGCGCCATGAACATCGCCCGCGAGGCCGGGCGCCGCACCACGGCCATCGGCATCTTCATCGCGGGCCGCGACATGGGCTCGGTGGTGGCCGACATGAAGGCCCGCGTGGAGAAGAACGTGAAGATCCCGTCCAACTACCAGGTCAACTGGTCGGGCGAGTTCGAGAACCAGGAGCGCGCGATGAAACGCCTGTCGGTGGTGGTGCCCATCTCGCTGCTGCTGATCTTCGTGCTGCTGTTCGATGCCTTCAAGTCGTTCAAGATGGCCTCGCTGATCCTCATCAACGTGCCGCTGGCGCTCATCGGCGGGTTCATCGCGCTGTGGGTGTTCGGCATTCCGCTGTCGGTGTCGGCCGCCATCGGCTTCATCGCGCTGTCGGGCCAGGCGGTGCTCAACGGGGTGGTGATGCTGTCGGTGTTCCAGCAGCTGCAGTCGGGCGGCATGGCCGTGGTCGATGCCGTGCGCCAGGGCTCCATGCAGCGCCTGCGCACCGTGCTGATGACCGCCATGCTGGCCATGCTGGGGCTCCTGCCCATGGCGCTGTCGCACGAGATTGGCTCGGAGACGCAGCGGCCGCTGGCCATCGTGGTGATCGGCGGGCTGGTCACGGCGACGCTGCTCACGCTGGTGGTGCTGCCGGCGCTGTACGTGGCGTGGTTCGGGCCGCGCAAGGGCCGGTCCGGCGACCCCGCGCCCGGTGGCGACGCCCCCAAGGCCTTGGCCTGA
- a CDS encoding response regulator transcription factor, with amino-acid sequence MRILVVEDDDVLRGVMLRSLTDAGHRVDAAASVAEAHHFWSVQPFDAVLLDLNLPQGGPPGGALTSATASGLTVLRAARARGDRTPVLVLTARDRTEERIAGLDAGADDYLGKPFDLAEVEARLRALARRTLGADDRAAVGALVLDRRARRFTLHGAPAELPAREFEVLWELMTPPGRVVSKRTLSDKLSDFDEALGDNALEAFISRLRKKLQGSGAGIRTLRGLGYMVEPEAGGPGTP; translated from the coding sequence ATGCGAATCCTGGTCGTGGAAGACGATGACGTGCTGCGCGGCGTGATGCTGCGCAGCCTGACCGATGCGGGCCACCGCGTGGATGCCGCCGCCAGCGTGGCCGAGGCGCACCACTTCTGGAGCGTGCAGCCCTTCGATGCCGTGCTGTTGGACCTGAACCTGCCGCAGGGCGGCCCGCCAGGCGGCGCCCTCACCAGCGCAACGGCCAGCGGCCTCACCGTGCTGCGCGCGGCGCGGGCCCGCGGCGACCGCACGCCGGTGCTGGTGCTCACCGCGCGCGACCGCACCGAGGAGCGCATCGCCGGCCTGGACGCCGGCGCCGACGACTACCTGGGCAAGCCCTTCGATCTGGCCGAGGTGGAGGCCCGCCTGCGTGCCCTGGCCCGGCGCACGCTGGGCGCGGACGACCGTGCCGCCGTCGGCGCCCTGGTGCTGGACCGCCGGGCGCGCCGCTTCACCCTGCACGGCGCGCCGGCCGAACTGCCCGCGCGCGAATTCGAGGTGCTGTGGGAGCTGATGACGCCGCCCGGGCGCGTGGTGAGCAAGCGCACCCTGTCGGACAAGCTCTCCGACTTCGACGAGGCCCTGGGCGACAACGCGCTGGAGGCCTTCATCTCCCGCCTGCGCAAGAAGCTGCAGGGCAGCGGCGCGGGCATCCGCACGCTGCGCGGCCTGGGCTACATGGTGGAGCCCGAGGCGGGCGGGCCCGGCACGCCATGA